One window from the genome of Candidatus Poribacteria bacterium encodes:
- a CDS encoding prepilin peptidase, whose product MTSYEIFATSIGLLFCFHGAYTDLRYGKVRNTCSFGLIYAGVIAQIVYLLSGHIGLSGAVSVIVLGGAIAFLSYWFGILAPGDAKLLWGISMMLPSSLFQNRRAFISFPPVVLFINTFAIYFLFASIYLIVITPLPRLKEALKATFATNKPSLPYLSRRAIDLLFFLIFAQTAYYLIAQLGNLTGLHMGRFTTIILAFISFYALSKILGKLGSAKYWGYAVLLPTLMILLYSSTLHWLSLLKTFGLLAGVYILIYPFVSSFMLSLDSIGFTREIAISELREGMIPAECIVEIRDSNGVRYEKEAAVTSRSLDERVIVSPTPEGISEEQVKLLKQLADKGCFESFNNRIKIQHPIHFAPFILGGVISTILCRGPFYVVLIEIWR is encoded by the coding sequence ATGACTTCTTACGAAATATTTGCAACATCTATAGGGTTGCTCTTCTGCTTCCATGGAGCTTATACTGATCTGAGATATGGCAAAGTGAGGAACACCTGTTCATTCGGGCTGATATATGCGGGGGTGATCGCCCAGATTGTATATCTCCTCTCAGGTCACATAGGCTTAAGCGGAGCTGTAAGCGTTATCGTGCTGGGAGGTGCCATTGCTTTCCTGTCCTACTGGTTCGGCATTCTAGCGCCTGGAGATGCAAAGCTGCTCTGGGGGATATCGATGATGCTTCCCTCCTCCCTGTTTCAAAATCGAAGGGCTTTCATAAGCTTCCCACCGGTTGTACTGTTTATCAACACCTTCGCGATCTACTTCCTCTTCGCATCGATCTACCTGATCGTCATAACACCACTTCCTCGTTTGAAAGAGGCTTTAAAGGCAACCTTCGCAACAAACAAACCATCTCTCCCTTACCTATCGAGGAGGGCTATAGATCTCCTTTTCTTTTTGATCTTTGCTCAGACCGCTTACTATCTGATCGCTCAGTTGGGAAACCTAACCGGTTTGCATATGGGCAGGTTCACCACTATCATCTTAGCCTTCATCTCATTTTACGCATTGAGCAAGATTTTGGGTAAGTTGGGGTCGGCGAAGTACTGGGGATATGCCGTTCTACTCCCGACGTTGATGATCCTATTGTATAGCTCGACCCTCCATTGGCTTTCCCTTCTCAAGACCTTTGGCTTACTGGCCGGTGTTTATATTTTAATCTATCCCTTCGTTAGTTCATTTATGCTTAGCCTGGACAGCATTGGGTTCACGAGGGAGATCGCCATTTCCGAGTTAAGGGAGGGGATGATACCCGCCGAGTGTATCGTCGAGATCCGAGACTCAAATGGAGTTCGATATGAGAAAGAAGCGGCAGTGACATCGAGATCACTTGACGAGAGGGTTATCGTTTCACCGACTCCGGAAGGGATATCCGAGGAGCAGGTCAAACTACTTAAACAACTAGCGGATAAGGGGTGTTTTGAAAGCTTTAACAACAGAATAAAAATACAACACCCAATCCACTTTGCCCCATTTATATTGGGTGGAGTTATATCGACCATACTATGTAGGGGGCCGTTTTATGTAGTATTGATTGAAATATGGAGGTGA